ACAACGTCTGCGACGCCATGCACCGTAGGGGCGCGATTCATCGCGCCCGTGCCCGCCCCCGCTCCGCCGCCCGCCTGTCTACATCGAAACCCGTAGGGGCAGACCTGCGTGTCTGCCCACCCTCGCCCCCACCGCGAAGCCCGTATCATGCACCGTAACCTCGTAGGGGCCGCCCCACGTGGCTGCCCGTGCCCTCCCGCGCACCGCCGCACGCGCTGGCGCACCACCCCACGCAAAACGCCCCTCCCCCGCAGTTTGGGGGAGGGGCCGCGAGCTGACGAGCGGGGGAGGGGGCCCGCCTCACATCCGCGCCACCACACCCTCCACCAGCGCCGTCAGCCCCGGCTCCGCGGCGCGCGCGGTGGCGATGATCCGCTCGATGTCCGCCACCTCCAGCGCGTCCGGCAGGCAGGCGTCGGTGATGATGGACACGCCCATCACCCGCATCCCCCCGTGGATCGCGACGATGACCTCGGGGACGGTGGACATCCCCACCACGTCCGCGCCCATCGTGCGGAGCATGCGGTACTCGGCGCGCGTTTCCAGGTTGGGCCCGGGAACGGCCACGTACACCCCGCTCCGCAGCGGAATGCGCCGCTCCATTGCCACCTCGCGCGCCAGAGCCTGCAGCCCGCGGTCGTACACCTGCGACATGTCCGGGAAGCGGGGACCAAGCGAGTCGTCGTTGGGGCCGATCAGCGGGTTGTCGCCCAGCAGGTTGATGTGGTCGGCGATCAGGACCAGGTCGCCGGGGCTCCAGAAGGGGTTCATCCCCCCGCACGCGTTGGAGACGATCAGCGTCCCCGCGCCGAGCGCCCGCATCACGCGCACGGGGAAGGTCACCTGCTGGAGGGTGTAGCCCTCGTAGCGGTGGAAGCGGCCCTGCATCGCCACCACGGGCCGGCCGCCGAGCGTCCCCAGCAGGAGCCGCCCCGTGTGCGACTCCACGGTCGAGAGCGGGAAGTGCGGGATCTCCGCGTAGGGGATCTCCGTCTCCACCTCGATGCGGTCCGCGAGCCCGCCGAGCCCCGTCCCCAGGATGATGCCCGCGTCGGGCT
This DNA window, taken from Longimicrobium sp., encodes the following:
- a CDS encoding purine-nucleoside phosphorylase, which gives rise to MAELRERIAEAVAAIRARSTLKPDAGIILGTGLGGLADRIEVETEIPYAEIPHFPLSTVESHTGRLLLGTLGGRPVVAMQGRFHRYEGYTLQQVTFPVRVMRALGAGTLIVSNACGGMNPFWSPGDLVLIADHINLLGDNPLIGPNDDSLGPRFPDMSQVYDRGLQALAREVAMERRIPLRSGVYVAVPGPNLETRAEYRMLRTMGADVVGMSTVPEVIVAIHGGMRVMGVSIITDACLPDALEVADIERIIATARAAEPGLTALVEGVVARM